From a single Sphingobium sp. genomic region:
- a CDS encoding NADP-dependent oxidoreductase, with protein sequence MAENRRFILQRRPSGTPTAEDFALVSEPLPELADGQFLIRNHYASLDPAMRGWMDDAPSYMPPIPLGTPVRASTVGEIVASKSAEFPVGAWVSGLNAIEEYSIGMAGGFSQIVDISIVPSPTNFLSVLGAVGMTAYFGYLEVCQPKPGDVVLVSGAAGAVGSLVGQIARIKGASKIIGIAGGPEKCARLIERYGYDAAIDYRGKSVDQLTAAIAAEAPDGVNAIFENVGGDILDAELNNLAMHARIGLCGLISEYNNPGEKTGARNIWQLIVKRATMQGLLVADYVPRFGEGITEMAGWLREGRLVFDEHVDEGIDNALPAFLRLFSGTNDGKMILKLS encoded by the coding sequence GTGGCTGAAAATCGCCGTTTCATACTGCAGCGCCGCCCGAGCGGGACACCGACTGCCGAGGATTTTGCATTGGTCAGCGAGCCGTTGCCGGAACTGGCCGACGGCCAATTCCTGATCCGCAACCATTATGCCTCGCTCGATCCGGCCATGCGCGGTTGGATGGATGACGCACCCAGTTACATGCCCCCGATTCCGCTCGGCACCCCGGTACGTGCCTCGACAGTTGGCGAAATCGTCGCCAGCAAGTCGGCCGAGTTTCCCGTGGGTGCATGGGTGTCCGGCCTCAATGCGATCGAGGAATATTCGATCGGGATGGCGGGCGGTTTTTCTCAGATTGTCGATATTTCTATCGTGCCCTCGCCGACAAATTTCCTTTCGGTTCTGGGTGCCGTCGGGATGACGGCCTATTTCGGATATCTCGAGGTTTGCCAGCCGAAGCCGGGGGACGTAGTGCTGGTTAGCGGAGCTGCCGGAGCGGTCGGCTCGCTCGTCGGACAGATCGCCAGGATCAAGGGTGCTTCCAAGATTATTGGGATCGCAGGCGGACCAGAAAAATGCGCACGGCTGATCGAACGTTATGGCTATGATGCCGCAATCGACTATCGCGGCAAGTCAGTCGATCAGCTCACCGCAGCGATAGCCGCAGAGGCGCCCGATGGCGTCAATGCAATCTTCGAAAATGTCGGGGGCGATATCCTCGATGCCGAACTCAACAATCTCGCCATGCATGCGCGGATCGGGCTGTGCGGACTGATAAGTGAGTATAACAATCCTGGCGAGAAAACCGGTGCGCGCAACATCTGGCAACTGATCGTGAAGCGCGCAACCATGCAGGGCTTACTTGTGGCGGATTATGTTCCCCGCTTTGGAGAAGGCATAACAGAGATGGCAGGCTGGCTGCGTGAGGGCCGCCTTGTGTTTGACGAGCATGTCGATGAAGGCATCGACAATGCCCTTCCCGCGTTCCTGCGGCTTTTCAGCGGCACAAACGACGGCAAGATGATCCTGAAACTTTCGTAA
- a CDS encoding limonene-1,2-epoxide hydrolase family protein: MHAQQIVEDFIAAWNRMDIAGAFAMMADDAVWHNIPMGPAKGMSEIQAVMAQFPPTEGIEFITHHIASNGNVVLTERTDKFLIDGKWRALRVMGTFEINDAGKIQNWRDYFDMAEMQREFA, encoded by the coding sequence ATGCACGCCCAACAGATTGTGGAAGATTTCATCGCGGCTTGGAACCGTATGGATATTGCCGGCGCCTTCGCAATGATGGCCGACGATGCTGTGTGGCACAACATCCCTATGGGACCAGCCAAAGGCATGTCGGAAATTCAGGCTGTTATGGCACAATTCCCGCCGACAGAGGGGATTGAATTCATCACGCACCATATCGCTTCCAACGGCAATGTCGTCTTGACAGAACGCACTGACAAATTCCTGATCGACGGAAAATGGCGCGCCCTTCGGGTCATGGGCACGTTTGAGATCAACGATGCGGGTAAGATCCAAAATTGGCGGGACTATTTCGACATGGCCGAAATGCAGCGGGAGTTTGCCTGA
- a CDS encoding SDR family oxidoreductase, producing the protein MTIARGRDLNGRKAVVTGAASGIGAAAVARLLDEGCTVLAVDLHSDGLAGTHNLATDVANAASIAAEAAAKLGGCDILINNAGVCPAGAYEDMTQQMWDLALGVNVTAVMELTRACLPMLKASHAARVINTGSILSRYGDAGLVAYATSKHAVLGLTRALAMELGPYGITVNCVQPGAIETGMTRPMFDSNPDSMTYYTSRSALGRIGQPEDIADVMTFLATDDARFITGQGIMVDGGVMVHS; encoded by the coding sequence ATGACTATCGCACGCGGACGCGATCTTAATGGACGAAAAGCCGTGGTTACCGGAGCCGCATCGGGAATCGGCGCAGCTGCGGTTGCGCGGTTGCTCGATGAAGGCTGCACGGTACTCGCGGTCGATTTGCACTCTGATGGGCTGGCTGGAACGCACAATCTGGCAACCGACGTCGCCAATGCAGCGTCGATAGCAGCGGAAGCGGCGGCGAAACTGGGCGGTTGCGACATATTGATCAACAATGCCGGCGTATGCCCCGCTGGCGCTTATGAAGACATGACCCAGCAAATGTGGGACCTGGCTTTGGGCGTAAACGTGACGGCGGTGATGGAACTGACGCGCGCCTGCCTGCCGATGCTCAAGGCATCGCATGCCGCAAGGGTTATCAACACCGGATCGATACTATCACGCTATGGTGATGCAGGCCTTGTCGCCTACGCCACTTCGAAACATGCCGTATTGGGGCTGACCCGCGCACTCGCAATGGAATTGGGACCATATGGCATTACCGTCAATTGCGTGCAGCCCGGCGCAATCGAAACCGGCATGACCCGGCCAATGTTCGACAGCAATCCGGATTCAATGACCTATTACACCAGCCGTTCCGCACTTGGCCGCATCGGCCAGCCTGAGGATATCGCCGATGTGATGACGTTCCTTGCCACCGATGATGCCCGCTTCATTACAGGTCAAGGCATCATGGTCGACGGCGGAGTGATGGTGCATTCATGA
- a CDS encoding cytochrome P450: protein MTDMSSPPSFMDPEVMQNPFPMYQWALANSPVMEIPGTGMKIVMSYDMCSEATGRVEEFSNDFTGAIAGAMAEDPEVKAIIEKGWPQINTLLTADPPVHTRFRKLVNLAFSMPRVNALEDGIRAKVNRLIDGFIDKGECEIVSEFSVSLPVQVICEQLGFELSEQANVKRWSDAFADRLGHMISKERELECAHEVVEFQHAVKAKIDARRATPTDDLLSDIVNARIDGERPLDDAEILSVAQQLMVAGNETTTHSLAGGIVHLAQNPDAQAKVRANPAIIPNMIEEVLRLDTPTAGMWRVVKKDCSLGGHDFKAGEMIMLRYAAANRDPAKYADPDRFDPERQNARTHLAFGKGIHMCVGNMLSRKEMTVAFQQLLARLDDIRIADGAELKVSPNLLLRGLISAPITFRKIA, encoded by the coding sequence ATGACCGACATGAGTTCGCCGCCCAGTTTCATGGACCCGGAAGTGATGCAGAATCCCTTTCCGATGTACCAATGGGCTCTGGCCAATTCGCCGGTAATGGAAATTCCCGGCACCGGCATGAAAATTGTCATGAGCTATGACATGTGTTCCGAGGCGACCGGGCGGGTAGAGGAGTTCTCGAACGACTTCACTGGCGCAATCGCCGGGGCGATGGCGGAGGATCCCGAGGTCAAGGCGATCATCGAAAAAGGCTGGCCTCAAATCAACACCTTGCTGACCGCGGACCCACCGGTACACACCCGTTTCCGCAAGCTCGTCAACCTTGCCTTCTCAATGCCGCGCGTCAATGCGCTTGAAGACGGCATCCGGGCAAAGGTGAACCGCCTGATCGACGGTTTTATCGACAAGGGCGAATGCGAAATTGTCAGCGAATTCTCGGTCAGCCTGCCCGTGCAGGTCATCTGCGAGCAACTCGGTTTCGAACTTTCCGAACAGGCGAATGTGAAGCGCTGGTCCGATGCCTTCGCCGACCGGTTAGGGCACATGATCTCCAAAGAGCGCGAACTGGAATGCGCGCACGAGGTCGTCGAATTTCAGCATGCCGTAAAGGCTAAGATCGATGCCCGGCGCGCAACGCCCACCGACGACCTGCTGTCGGATATCGTCAATGCACGGATTGACGGCGAACGGCCGCTGGATGACGCCGAAATCCTGTCGGTCGCACAGCAGCTGATGGTTGCCGGGAATGAAACGACGACTCATTCGCTAGCCGGGGGAATTGTGCATCTTGCCCAAAACCCGGACGCTCAGGCAAAAGTCCGCGCCAATCCGGCAATTATTCCTAACATGATTGAGGAAGTCTTGCGGCTCGATACGCCCACAGCGGGAATGTGGCGTGTGGTCAAAAAGGATTGCAGTCTTGGCGGTCACGATTTCAAAGCGGGCGAAATGATCATGCTGCGCTATGCGGCGGCCAATCGCGACCCGGCAAAATATGCCGATCCAGATCGTTTCGATCCCGAAAGGCAAAATGCCCGCACACACCTCGCCTTTGGCAAGGGTATCCACATGTGCGTCGGCAACATGCTGAGCCGAAAGGAAATGACAGTTGCCTTCCAACAACTCCTCGCCCGGCTTGACGACATTCGCATAGCTGACGGTGCCGAACTCAAGGTTTCACCCAACCTCCTTTTGCGCGGTTTGATCTCAGCCCCAATCACATTCCGGAAGATCGCATGA
- a CDS encoding acyl-CoA dehydrogenase family protein, with protein MNFDLDDNQLMFRDTVERFCAPVDVARRHTMRRMDGGFDRNRWKDLADLGLVALALSESDGGLGGSLLDCAIVAQAMGRGLAVEPWTECGFLAARLLAGSAYVAGISDGSQIAAFAFAEPQGRYVLEAKSVSAQGGRLNGEKTFVLSAASADLLIVSAQEGGVTKLFAVDARADGVDIRSYPVVDGSLAGVVTFRNVAAQPVADMARIESAVDETRLIAAAEMVGLAKRLFDDTLEYVKTREQFGQPIGRFQVIQHRLVDAYAKLEAMQSSLYRALLLPGQDRAATKAFIAENGQWIAEQAVQLHGGMGMTDELTIGHGVKRLLLLSKLFGDPASAIAAMAKAA; from the coding sequence ATGAACTTTGACCTTGACGACAATCAGCTGATGTTTCGCGACACGGTCGAGCGTTTCTGCGCGCCGGTCGATGTTGCGCGGCGGCACACGATGCGCCGTATGGACGGAGGATTTGACCGCAATCGCTGGAAGGACCTTGCCGATCTGGGACTCGTGGCCCTTGCCCTTTCCGAAAGCGACGGCGGCCTCGGCGGATCATTGCTTGATTGTGCCATAGTTGCGCAGGCGATGGGACGGGGTCTCGCAGTCGAACCCTGGACCGAATGCGGATTTCTTGCAGCCCGGCTGCTCGCTGGCAGCGCATATGTTGCGGGAATAAGCGACGGTTCCCAGATAGCCGCCTTTGCCTTTGCCGAGCCGCAGGGGCGTTATGTGCTTGAGGCAAAGTCGGTCAGTGCACAGGGTGGAAGGTTGAATGGCGAAAAAACCTTCGTGCTGTCAGCCGCTTCAGCCGATCTGCTGATTGTTAGCGCGCAAGAAGGGGGCGTCACGAAGCTCTTCGCCGTCGATGCCCGTGCGGACGGGGTCGATATCCGTTCTTATCCGGTGGTTGATGGCAGCCTTGCGGGGGTCGTGACTTTCCGCAATGTCGCAGCACAACCCGTTGCAGATATGGCCCGCATCGAAAGCGCGGTAGACGAAACACGCCTGATTGCGGCAGCCGAAATGGTAGGCCTTGCCAAGCGCTTGTTCGATGACACACTTGAATATGTGAAGACACGCGAGCAGTTTGGTCAACCCATCGGTCGTTTTCAAGTTATCCAGCACCGCCTGGTCGATGCCTATGCGAAGCTGGAAGCCATGCAGTCATCGCTTTATCGAGCCTTGCTACTGCCCGGTCAGGATCGAGCCGCAACCAAGGCTTTCATTGCCGAAAACGGACAATGGATAGCCGAACAGGCAGTCCAATTGCATGGCGGCATGGGAATGACCGACGAACTGACAATAGGTCATGGCGTCAAAAGGCTGCTGCTGCTGTCCAAACTGTTCGGAGATCCTGCATCCGCTATCGCCGCCATGGCAAAGGCCGCATGA
- a CDS encoding OB-fold domain-containing protein, giving the protein MTGLKPLSDGLWIDEPEPRLIGGQRKSDGKIIFPMPTGDAASAYDAVLLSRTGKLWSWTIQGFEPKAPYAGPQPFRPFGVGYVELPGQVIVESRLTSITGLRIGMDMELVIEDFDGERACFAFAPKESA; this is encoded by the coding sequence ATGACGGGCCTCAAACCGCTTTCCGATGGTCTTTGGATCGACGAGCCCGAACCGCGGCTAATTGGCGGCCAGCGCAAAAGCGATGGCAAAATCATTTTCCCGATGCCAACCGGTGACGCTGCCTCGGCCTATGATGCCGTGCTCCTCTCGCGGACCGGCAAGCTCTGGTCCTGGACCATCCAAGGGTTTGAACCCAAGGCCCCTTATGCAGGGCCGCAGCCGTTCCGTCCCTTTGGTGTCGGCTATGTCGAATTGCCGGGTCAGGTGATTGTCGAAAGCAGGCTCACTTCGATTACAGGCCTGAGGATCGGCATGGACATGGAACTGGTAATTGAGGATTTTGACGGCGAGCGCGCGTGCTTCGCCTTTGCCCCAAAGGAAAGCGCATGA
- a CDS encoding thiolase family protein: MSDVCIIGIGIHPFGRTEGRSGRDQGVFAVKQALSDAGLDWSDIEIAYGGSSSAGAADVMVNELGLTGVPIINVANGCATGGSSLASVYGAIASGEYDVGMAVGFDKHDRGAFNAKPSEYGLPDWYGEAGLMLTTQFFALKLQRYMSLHGISQRTLGLVAEKAFENGSKCEHAWRRSPVDLDTILNAPMVNDPLTKYMFCSPAEGAVSLILGTEKKARELGKPVIRLKTSVMRTRPPGSFEVFAPSLDIDRGVSPTVLASRAAFEKAGIGPEDIDVAQLQDTESGAEIMHMAENGFCKDGEQEKWFAEGRTKLNGKLPVNTDGGCLACGEPIGASGLRQVYENVVQLRGHGGARQVSGAPKTAYTHVYGAPGVSAVTIMEC, encoded by the coding sequence ATGAGCGACGTCTGCATCATCGGCATCGGCATTCACCCATTCGGCCGAACCGAAGGGCGTAGTGGCCGTGACCAAGGCGTTTTCGCGGTCAAGCAGGCGCTATCCGATGCAGGGCTGGATTGGTCGGACATAGAAATCGCATATGGCGGATCCAGTTCAGCCGGTGCGGCCGACGTTATGGTGAACGAACTCGGCCTTACCGGCGTTCCGATCATCAACGTGGCTAATGGCTGCGCAACGGGCGGATCATCACTGGCTTCGGTTTATGGCGCGATCGCCAGCGGCGAATATGACGTCGGCATGGCCGTTGGCTTTGACAAGCATGATCGCGGTGCCTTCAATGCCAAGCCGTCGGAATATGGTTTGCCAGACTGGTATGGCGAGGCCGGGTTGATGCTAACCACCCAATTCTTCGCTCTGAAACTCCAGCGTTATATGTCGCTGCACGGAATTTCCCAGCGCACATTAGGGCTGGTTGCCGAAAAGGCGTTCGAAAATGGCTCCAAATGCGAACATGCCTGGCGCCGTTCCCCAGTTGATCTCGATACGATCCTAAATGCACCGATGGTCAACGATCCGTTGACAAAATATATGTTCTGCTCGCCCGCAGAAGGTGCGGTGTCATTGATCCTGGGAACAGAGAAAAAGGCCCGCGAACTGGGCAAACCCGTCATCCGGCTGAAAACGTCGGTGATGCGCACGCGCCCGCCCGGATCATTCGAGGTCTTTGCTCCATCGCTCGATATTGACCGCGGAGTATCGCCGACCGTTCTCGCCTCGAGAGCAGCCTTTGAAAAAGCGGGCATTGGCCCCGAAGATATCGACGTCGCCCAATTGCAGGATACCGAAAGCGGTGCAGAGATTATGCACATGGCAGAGAATGGCTTCTGCAAGGATGGCGAACAAGAAAAATGGTTCGCCGAGGGTAGGACCAAATTGAACGGAAAGCTTCCGGTCAATACCGATGGTGGCTGCCTTGCCTGCGGCGAACCGATCGGTGCATCCGGGCTGCGGCAAGTTTACGAAAATGTCGTCCAATTACGCGGACATGGCGGCGCGCGTCAGGTGTCTGGCGCACCGAAAACTGCCTACACGCATGTTTATGGCGCGCCGGGCGTATCTGCTGTTACAATCATGGAGTGCTGA
- a CDS encoding SDR family oxidoreductase, whose protein sequence is MPNMQGKVALISGGAEGIGGDIGRQFVAAGGSVMLADIQSEKAAAHAQSLGNAAASTSLDVAQLDQWDAAVAATTARFGKITHLFNVAGISEPGSVEDVPLDSWNRTLAINLNGTFYGCRAALPAMAASGESGAIINIGSMLALRVGAGFIAYCATKAAVTAMSKCVALHCAEKGYPIRVNTVHPGAIRTPMFERYLTLFPSVEEGEAIFAANHPMGRVGEAEEVARACLFLASDEASFTTGVDFTVDGGGTIRA, encoded by the coding sequence ATGCCGAATATGCAGGGGAAAGTCGCGTTGATCAGCGGCGGGGCCGAGGGGATTGGCGGAGACATAGGACGGCAATTCGTCGCGGCAGGAGGCAGCGTGATGCTGGCTGACATCCAGTCCGAAAAGGCTGCAGCCCACGCCCAGTCCCTTGGTAATGCTGCAGCGAGCACCTCGCTCGATGTCGCGCAACTCGACCAGTGGGATGCAGCCGTTGCCGCAACCACCGCGCGTTTCGGGAAGATCACGCATCTCTTCAACGTCGCCGGCATTTCGGAGCCGGGAAGTGTGGAGGATGTCCCGCTCGACAGTTGGAACCGTACGCTGGCGATCAACCTCAACGGCACATTTTACGGCTGCCGCGCAGCACTTCCAGCGATGGCAGCCAGCGGCGAAAGCGGTGCGATTATCAACATTGGATCGATGCTGGCGTTGCGCGTCGGCGCCGGCTTCATTGCCTATTGCGCCACCAAAGCGGCGGTAACAGCTATGAGCAAGTGCGTAGCACTTCATTGCGCAGAAAAGGGATATCCGATCCGGGTGAATACGGTCCATCCCGGCGCGATCCGCACGCCGATGTTCGAACGCTATCTTACCTTGTTTCCAAGCGTTGAAGAAGGGGAAGCAATTTTCGCAGCAAACCATCCAATGGGCCGGGTCGGCGAAGCCGAAGAAGTTGCGCGCGCCTGTCTATTCCTAGCTTCCGATGAAGCGAGCTTTACCACTGGCGTCGATTTCACCGTCGATGGCGGCGGCACTATCAGGGCTTGA